A genomic stretch from Aedes albopictus strain Foshan chromosome 2, AalbF5, whole genome shotgun sequence includes:
- the LOC109419691 gene encoding activating signal cointegrator 1 complex subunit 1 has translation MDVMAPQLMWIGTRCYRVNQTSLDFVCEQPGEESKPYVEEDLYEEDDRELDYDIQQIEGGKLQTSFHVPSAFFSIIIGNKGTTRRRIEAETKTQIVVPKQGTEGDVVVKGTSAKAVTACRQRIELIVLAARNKQHFTHFLSIPMTSDEIKSNYIKFREKVLTELPSGFHLDESLFQKPEKLHLTLCMMSLMDNVDRAHAAQLLQDCRESIIKITLAEFGPIEVHLRGLAYMNDDPSSVDVLYAKVESEPLQRIADQLMEYFIANGLIKREYDHVKLHATLINSTFGRHKAHSSGDEAGGDDKKHHRHQRHRRERFDATEILREFGDFDFGVQTVTEIHLSQRFSTACNGFYEATGMIKL, from the exons ATGGATGTGATGGCACCGCAGTTGATGTGGATTGGCACTCGGTGCTACCGGGTGAACCAAACGAGTCTGGATTTTGTGTGCGAACAGCCGGGCGAGGAAAGCAAACCCTACGTTGAAGAAG ACCTTTACGAGGAAGATGATCGTGAACTTGACTACGATATTCAACAAATTGAAGGTGGCAAACTTCAGACATCCTTTCATGTTCCATC AGCCTTCTTTTCGATAATCATTGGCAACAAGGGAACGACCCGCCGCCGCATTGAAGCGGAAACCAAAACGCAGATCGTCGTACCGAAACAGGGCACCGAAGGGGATGTGGTCGTCAAGGGTACGTCCGCCAAAGCCGTAACCGCCTGTCGCCAACGTATCGAACTGATTGTACTGGCAGCACGTAACAAGCAGCATTTCACCCATTTCCTGTCGATCCCGATGACATCGGACGAGATCAAGTCGAACTATATTAAATTTCGGGAGAAGGTCCTCACCGAACTGCCCAGCGGATTCCATTTGGACGAATCACTGTTCCAGAAGCCGGAAAAGCTGCACCTGACGCTGTGCATGATGAGTCTGATGGACAACGTGGATCGGGCGCACGCGGCTCAGCTGCTGCAGGACTGCCGGGAGTCGATCATTAA AATAACCCTGGCCGAATTTGGTCCCATCGAAGTGCACCTGCGCGGGTTGGCCTACATGAACGACGATCCCAGCTCGGTGGATGTCCTGTACGCAAAGGTGGAATCGGAACCGCTTCAGCGTATCGCCGACCAGCTGATGGAGTATTTCATCGCGAATGGGTTAATCAAGCGGGAGTACGACCACGTTAAGCTGCACGCAACGCTGATCAATTCGACCTTTGGCCGGCACAAGGCGCACAGCAGCGGCGATGAAGCAGGTGGCGATGACAAAAAGCATCACCGTCACCAGCGGCACCGCCGGGAGCGGTTCGATGCGACGGAAATTTTACGCGAGTTTGGCGATTTCGATTTCGGTGTGCAGACGGTTACCGAGATTCACCTGTCGCAGCGGTTTTCGACGGCGTGCAACGGGTTCTACGAGGCCACAGGTATGATTAAATTGTGA
- the LOC109622114 gene encoding ubiquinol-cytochrome-c reductase complex assembly factor 1: protein MLSSLSGRVSGLSFDLAHSLLRNTAIRASSNWTTISTVKTDRYPLKVTSSLVLRQAQYSSSSPNTFPAHAPATDEGKEGFFKRFIKKMGWLDNSRVRLRMSSCILYESVADSVDYNEFFTYFEMPDTFNTWFLITELHVWMLLVRSMAEGAEKDDAGRFLRNCIVEAMWNDVTTRAKQLSAHNPSVVRPQIQLLSEQFQAALLAYDEGISFDDKALASALWRRFFSGHCKDYEKLEVLVKYVRKQVAMLDETNRYDFAIKPKIKWLPLFEKPSA, encoded by the exons ATGCTGAGTTCCCTATCCGGAAGAGTCTCCGGG CTCTCCTTCGACCTAGCTCATAGCCTTTTACGAAACACTGCCATTCGCGCCTCATCCAACTGGACCACTATCAGCACAGTCAAGACAGATCGATACCCATTGAAAGTGACCTCGTCGCTAGTTCTCCGTCAGGCGCAATACTCCAGCAGTTCGCCGAATACATTTCCAGCGCATGCACCAGCCACCGATGAGGGAAAGGAAGGCTTCTTCAAGCGCTTCATCAAAAAGATGGGTTGGCTGGACAACTCCCGTGTTCGGCTGCGGATGTCCAGTTGTATCCTGTACGAATCGGTTGCGGACAGTGTCGACTACAATGAGTTCTTCACCTATTTCGAAATGCCGGATACCTTCAACACCTGGTTCCTGATCACGGAGCTGCACGTGTGGATGCTGCTGGTTCGCTCCATGGCCGAGGGCGCCGAGAAGGACGACGCCGGACGGTTCCTGCGCAATTGCATTGTGGAGGCCATGTGGAACGACGTAACGACCCGAGCGAAGCAACTGTCGGCGCACAATCCGTCGGTGGTGCGGCCGCAAATACAGCTGCTGTCGGAACAGTTCCAGGCGGCGCTGCTTGCCTACGACGAGGGAATTAGCTTCGATGATAAGGCTCTGGCTTCGGCACTGTGGAGACGGTTCTTCTCCGGTCACTGCAAGGATTATGAGAAGCTCGAGGTGCTGGTGAAGTACGTGAGAAAACAG GTTGCCATGTTGGACGAGACAAATCGCTATGATTTTGCTATAAAGCCAAAGATAAAGTGGTTACCGTTGTTTGAAAAACCATCTGCTTAG